The segment TTGCTGGTAGATAAAAATAATTTTTTTCCAATTCCAAAAGTTGATAGCGCGATAATAAAATTAAAAATGAAAAAGGAAAAAGGAAAAACAAATAATGATAAGTTTTTTAAAATAGTCAAAGCTGGATTTTCAAGGAAAAGAAAAAAGCTAAAAAGCAATTTGTTAAAAACATTAAAAATTGATAAAATTAAAATTGATAATGTTTTTGAAAAAATTGGTTTAAAAGAAAATACTAGAGCGCAGGAATTGTCAGTTCAAGACTGGAAATCATTAACTATTTTGCTAAATAATTGTGTATAAGTTTTTGCTTTTATTTATTTTTTTGTGTATAATATAAATATCTAAACACTTTAACATCTAAACATTTAAACATATTTTGTTTATATAATGTAAAAATCAAGAGTGTTGTTTATACTTTTTATTATTCCGGAAAATAGATTTTCTAAGCGAGCTCGCGAGCTTTTAGAAAATCATTTATCCAGAATCTATAACTTCAATTGATTTGTGGTTATATATAGCGTGACAACCAAAAAGAATTTTTCAAAAAGTGTAAACAACGCTAGCATATCTTACAGCTTAAATGTTTAAATGCTTATATGATTTTTATATGATTTTATTCTATGGGAAGCAAAGAGCAAAAGAGCTACAAATTAATAGAAATATTTTTAATAATTTTAGGAATAGGCGTTTTGTTTTTAGGATTTGCGCGTTTAAATGTTCTTATTAAAAGTCCGTTTAACGCACAACAAACAGATTATTTAGTTCAAGAAGCCGGTAAAAGTCAAGAAGATATAGATAAAATTCTTGAATTAAAAGGAACAGACACCGATAAGGACGGTCTTTCCGACTATGATGAACTGAATGTTTATCATACAAGCATGTATATCGCGGATTCTGATTCTGACGGTTATTCTGATAAGCAAGAAATTGATATCGGAGAGGATCCAAATTGTCCGCGCGGTAAAAATTGCGTTCTTCCTGATATTTTAGAACAGGAAGAAGTGCAAAAATATGATGATGATAATATTAATAATATTACCAACGCTATTAATGATTTGAATATTGGTTTAAAAAATAGTGTTAATAATATTGATGACAAAGAATATCAGGAATTAAATAGAATTGTTTCAGGTGGCGCGACATTAGAAGAAGTAAAACAATTATTATCGGGAGCTGGAATGCAAAAAGACGATTTGGAAAAAGTTTCAGATGAGGATATAATGGGAATGTATCAGGATATGGTTAATGAGATGAAATAAATAAGCATCAATTTCAAAATCCAAATAACAAATATGATTCAGGAGAACGCACTGCAAAATTTGGCGAAAATATTATTGAGTTTGCGTCGAGTCTTAAAAAGAATGAGGTTAATAGAATTTTAATTAATCAATCAGTAAGACCAAGAACAAGTATTGAAGCTAATTATATGGAAGCCGACAGTGCAGAGTCTAAAAAAGATTTTAAACATAAAATAAGCATTTGCAAGAAAGAAGCAAAAGAAACAATGCACTGGTCAAGAATAATAGCAAGGACAAATTCTGATAAAGCAAAAGAATGTCGCAAACTATGGCAAGAAGCGCATGAACTTGCACTGATATTTTCTGCTATTATCCGTTCCAAGAAATAATTTGGCATTTAGTCATTTGGCATTGAATTGACATTTGATATTTGTTATTAATAGCTTTGAAAATTCCATAATACTATTTTTCAAAGGAGGACTAATAAAGGAGATTAAGAAGGATTTTAAAATAATTTTTTATGCTGAATAATGGCAATAAAAAAAAATTTATAAGCGGGATAATTTTGTTCTTGTTTATTTTTAATTTGA is part of the Patescibacteria group bacterium genome and harbors:
- a CDS encoding four helix bundle protein, whose protein sequence is MNKHQFQNPNNKYDSGERTAKFGENIIEFASSLKKNEVNRILINQSVRPRTSIEANYMEADSAESKKDFKHKISICKKEAKETMHWSRIIARTNSDKAKECRKLWQEAHELALIFSAIIRSKK